A region of Sulfurimonas sp. DNA encodes the following proteins:
- the purT gene encoding formate-dependent phosphoribosylglycinamide formyltransferase, whose translation MQFSAPLKSNSKKVMLLGSGELGKEVAIEAQRLGLEVVAVDRYQNAPAHHVAHRSYVVNMQDKDALLEIIYREKPDFILPEIEALSIDALFAAEDKGYNIIPNASAVSKTMNRKNIRTFAAEVLNLKTGPYEFVSTEEGLREASKRMGYPCVIKPVMSSSGHGQSVLKCEEDIGKSWEIAKEARGDASELIVEAFVDFDYEITLLTVRNGEETVFCEPIGHEQKDGDYVFSWQPMQMSEVAKQRAQEMAKTITDGLGGRGLFGVELFIKGDEVYFSEVSPRPHDTGMVTLITQSQSEFALHIRAVLGLPLGFTFYGEGASAAFKTSKHNYAPVVDVDESLFSDNSFVRIFSKPEAHEGRRLAVALVFDEAQSALEKSRELIQKISDS comes from the coding sequence ATGCAATTCTCTGCTCCCCTTAAATCAAACTCAAAAAAAGTAATGTTACTAGGTTCTGGCGAACTTGGAAAAGAAGTAGCTATTGAAGCTCAAAGATTAGGTCTTGAAGTTGTAGCAGTTGATAGATATCAAAATGCTCCAGCTCATCATGTAGCACATCGTTCATATGTTGTAAACATGCAAGATAAAGATGCTCTTTTAGAAATTATATATCGTGAAAAACCAGATTTTATATTACCTGAAATAGAAGCTCTGTCTATTGATGCCCTTTTCGCAGCAGAGGATAAAGGTTACAATATTATACCAAATGCATCTGCAGTTAGCAAAACTATGAATAGAAAAAATATTCGTACATTTGCGGCAGAAGTTTTAAATCTCAAAACAGGTCCTTATGAATTTGTATCAACTGAGGAAGGACTTAGAGAAGCATCTAAACGAATGGGTTACCCTTGTGTAATCAAGCCTGTTATGAGTTCTTCAGGGCATGGACAAAGCGTACTTAAATGTGAAGAAGATATAGGTAAATCTTGGGAGATAGCAAAAGAAGCAAGAGGCGATGCAAGTGAGTTAATAGTTGAAGCTTTTGTTGATTTTGATTATGAAATAACTTTGCTAACTGTTAGAAATGGAGAAGAAACAGTTTTTTGTGAGCCAATAGGACATGAGCAAAAAGATGGAGACTATGTTTTTTCATGGCAACCAATGCAAATGAGTGAAGTTGCAAAACAACGCGCACAGGAGATGGCAAAAACTATTACAGACGGGCTTGGTGGTCGAGGTCTTTTTGGAGTAGAGCTTTTTATAAAAGGTGATGAAGTATATTTTAGTGAAGTTAGTCCTCGTCCACATGATACGGGAATGGTTACTTTAATAACTCAGTCCCAAAGTGAGTTTGCATTACATATAAGAGCCGTTCTAGGACTTCCATTAGGTTTTACATTTTATGGAGAGGGTGCATCTGCTGCTTTTAAAACAAGCAAGCATAATTACGCTCCTGTTGTGGATGTGGATGAAAGTCTCTTTAGCGATAACTCTTTTGTAAGAATTTTCTCAAAACCAGAGGCACATGAAGGCAGAAGACTTGCAGTTGCTCTTGTATTTGATGAAGCTCAGAGTGCATTAGAGAAATCTCGTGAACTTATCCAAAAGATAAGTGATTCTTAA
- a CDS encoding YqaA family protein: MAEIALFLSAFLAATILPFSSELAFVTALANDMPPLRALLLASSGNVLAICLNYWLGYWLYEATKTSLQSSKIGIKSLKYGHKYGYYALLLSWLPIIGDPLTLVSGVVRLKFVWFVMIAGTLRVLRYYFLTLVV; encoded by the coding sequence ATGGCTGAAATAGCTCTTTTTTTATCTGCTTTTTTAGCAGCAACTATACTTCCTTTTTCTTCAGAACTTGCATTTGTGACGGCACTAGCAAATGATATGCCTCCTTTGCGGGCTCTTCTTTTAGCATCTAGTGGAAATGTTTTAGCTATTTGTTTGAACTATTGGTTAGGTTACTGGCTTTATGAAGCAACAAAGACCTCCCTGCAATCTTCAAAAATCGGAATAAAAAGTTTAAAGTATGGACATAAGTATGGATATTATGCACTTTTACTTTCATGGCTTCCAATCATTGGTGACCCACTAACATTAGTTAGCGGTGTTGTTCGTTTGAAGTTTGTTTGGTTTGTTATGATTGCTGGAACACTAAGGGTGCTAAGGTACTACTTCTTAACGCTTGTGGTATAA
- a CDS encoding D-2-hydroxyacid dehydrogenase: MPSSKIVLLDALTFGETDLSAFDSLGDVKVYQTTSASQTQERITNADVIVTNKVVITDENMKNSPSLKLICVAATGMNNIDLESAKSRNIKVKNVVGYSTASVIQHTFSMLFYLLGSSRYYDDYVKSGEYVKSPIFTNVSKPFFEIKNQKWGIIGLGNIGQGVATIASAFGAEVCYYSTSGKNHSQAYKRVELSELLKTCDIISVHAPLSEKTKDLLDYEQLLTCRDAAFVLNLGRGGIVNEDAVAKIIDEKNISFALDVLIKEPMRENHKLLNIKNHKNLYITPHIAWASVEARDTLVASIQQTIQEENF; this comes from the coding sequence ATGCCGAGTAGTAAAATAGTTCTTTTAGATGCTCTAACTTTCGGTGAAACAGATTTAAGTGCTTTTGATAGTTTAGGTGATGTTAAAGTTTATCAAACAACTTCCGCTTCTCAAACACAAGAACGCATAACAAATGCAGATGTTATTGTAACTAACAAAGTTGTTATAACAGATGAAAATATGAAAAATTCCCCAAGTTTAAAACTTATATGTGTCGCAGCTACTGGCATGAATAACATTGATTTAGAGAGTGCAAAAAGTAGAAATATAAAAGTAAAAAATGTAGTTGGTTATTCAACTGCCTCTGTTATACAACACACATTTTCAATGCTTTTTTATCTTCTAGGGTCTTCAAGATATTATGATGATTATGTAAAAAGTGGGGAGTATGTAAAAAGTCCTATCTTTACAAATGTATCAAAACCATTTTTTGAAATCAAAAATCAAAAATGGGGAATTATTGGACTTGGAAATATTGGTCAAGGAGTAGCAACCATAGCATCTGCGTTTGGTGCGGAAGTATGTTACTACTCAACAAGTGGAAAAAATCATTCTCAAGCGTACAAACGAGTTGAGTTAAGTGAGCTTCTAAAAACTTGCGATATTATATCAGTTCATGCACCTTTAAGTGAGAAAACAAAAGACCTTTTAGATTATGAACAGTTGTTAACTTGTAGAGATGCGGCCTTTGTTTTAAACCTTGGGCGTGGAGGTATTGTGAATGAAGATGCAGTCGCTAAAATAATTGATGAAAAAAATATCTCATTTGCTTTAGATGTTTTAATCAAAGAACCAATGAGAGAAAATCATAAATTATTAAATATAAAAAATCATAAAAATTTGTATATTACCCCTCATATTGCTTGGGCATCTGTTGAGGCAAGAGATACTTTAGTAGCATCTATACAACAAACTATACAAGAAGAAAACTTTTAG
- a CDS encoding ABC transporter substrate-binding protein codes for MKYILLLFTFFLVLSASSKPLDKVSLQLIWFDQFQFAGYYIAKEKGFYKDAGLDVDIKKFKYSMNTVDEVLSGKATFGVGHSSIILERSEGKEIVLLFTILQSSPLTLLALESSNIKSIKDFVGKKLMLTKNDAVTASIVAMILSNGISEDEIIKEYNFDFEEFIAGKVDLCSAYTSNELYILEKRGIAYKIFSPNKFGFDFYSDILFTSEKEAQRNPLRIKAFREASLKGWRYAFEHIDEAVKIIEKKYNTQNKTIDALKFEAIELKKLAYANKQELGTITEEKIIRILDVYKLMGFTKGGIDVSSFIFNSRTIFLTTIEKEYLKNKQEIKICVPPDSLPYSGVVDGNYVGIGSDILKIAKQSLGVSFKLIKTDTWTQSLEKAKKGECDLLPILEETLSRRKYLNFTSSYYQDPLVVVTNNSQKYILDIQTVLDEKFVTIEGSSYIENLLLKYPELKLSIVSSREEAYKGVQSGKYYGYIDVMMIAAYYMQKYSKHDLKISGQFEDSIASSFGVIKKDKILFSIFEKVARSLENRDIQKILNEWVSINYTTNENYENIKKLIIFIFIAGVIFLYRQYILKKKNIELEILQNELKELNKSLEAKVKDSVDEIVKKDAYLLHQSRLAQMGEILSMIAHQWKQPLSSISSTQIAIKMSIELEKYDLSKKLQREEFIRYVDEKLDKIGNYTQNLSQIISDFSDYYKPSKKLKIMNIDKAILKACALVEESISTRGIFLELKLNSKKTVQIYENEFMQAILNIVNNAKEQLVDNKIKNGQIEIKSYDKEDFVFLEIKDNAGGINNEIISNIFDPYFSTKMEKNGTGLGLYMSKKIINEHLDGSIIVKNSEDGAIFIIKIKAQEERRIAKV; via the coding sequence ATGAAATACATTCTGCTTTTGTTCACATTTTTTTTAGTATTATCTGCCTCATCTAAGCCTTTAGACAAAGTATCTTTGCAACTTATTTGGTTTGACCAATTTCAATTTGCTGGATATTATATAGCAAAAGAAAAAGGATTTTATAAAGATGCAGGACTTGATGTAGATATTAAAAAGTTTAAGTACTCTATGAATACTGTAGATGAAGTTTTAAGTGGAAAAGCTACTTTTGGAGTAGGTCATTCAAGTATTATACTAGAACGCTCTGAAGGAAAAGAAATAGTTTTATTATTTACTATACTTCAGTCTTCTCCTCTTACGCTTTTAGCTTTAGAATCTTCAAATATAAAAAGTATTAAAGATTTTGTAGGTAAAAAACTTATGCTTACCAAAAATGATGCTGTAACTGCATCTATAGTTGCTATGATTCTTTCAAATGGAATTAGTGAAGATGAGATTATTAAAGAGTATAATTTTGATTTTGAAGAGTTTATAGCAGGTAAGGTGGATTTGTGTTCAGCTTATACCTCAAATGAACTATACATTTTAGAAAAAAGAGGCATAGCGTATAAAATATTTTCTCCAAACAAATTTGGTTTTGATTTTTATAGTGATATTTTATTTACATCGGAGAAAGAAGCTCAAAGAAACCCATTAAGGATAAAAGCTTTTAGAGAAGCTTCACTAAAGGGGTGGCGATACGCTTTTGAGCATATCGATGAAGCGGTAAAAATTATAGAAAAAAAGTATAACACTCAAAATAAAACAATAGATGCGTTAAAGTTTGAAGCAATAGAGTTAAAAAAACTAGCATATGCTAACAAGCAAGAATTAGGAACAATTACTGAAGAAAAGATAATCAGAATACTTGATGTTTATAAATTAATGGGCTTCACAAAAGGCGGTATAGATGTATCTAGCTTTATTTTTAACAGTCGTACGATTTTTTTAACAACTATAGAAAAAGAGTATCTAAAAAATAAACAAGAGATAAAGATTTGTGTTCCTCCAGATTCTTTGCCATATAGTGGAGTTGTTGATGGTAATTATGTTGGGATTGGTTCTGATATTTTAAAAATTGCAAAACAAAGTTTAGGAGTTTCATTTAAGCTTATTAAAACAGATACTTGGACGCAGTCTTTAGAAAAAGCAAAAAAAGGAGAATGTGATTTACTTCCTATTTTAGAGGAAACTCTATCAAGAAGAAAATATTTAAATTTTACAAGCTCGTACTATCAAGACCCACTTGTAGTTGTGACAAATAATTCACAAAAGTATATACTTGATATACAAACTGTTTTAGATGAAAAGTTTGTAACAATAGAAGGAAGTTCATATATAGAAAACTTACTTTTAAAGTATCCAGAGTTAAAATTGAGTATAGTTTCTTCTAGAGAAGAAGCATATAAAGGTGTGCAAAGCGGAAAATATTATGGTTACATAGATGTTATGATGATTGCAGCGTATTATATGCAAAAATACTCAAAGCATGATTTAAAAATTTCTGGACAATTTGAGGATAGTATTGCAAGTAGTTTTGGTGTAATAAAAAAGGATAAAATACTTTTTTCAATATTTGAAAAAGTTGCTCGCAGTCTTGAAAACAGAGATATTCAAAAGATTTTAAATGAGTGGGTTTCTATAAACTATACAACTAATGAAAATTATGAAAATATAAAAAAACTTATTATTTTTATATTTATTGCTGGAGTAATATTTTTATATAGACAATACATATTAAAGAAAAAAAATATAGAGTTAGAAATACTACAAAATGAACTCAAAGAATTAAATAAATCACTAGAAGCTAAGGTAAAAGATTCGGTTGATGAAATAGTAAAAAAAGATGCCTATTTGCTACACCAGTCAAGGTTAGCTCAGATGGGAGAGATTCTAAGTATGATAGCTCATCAATGGAAGCAACCACTTAGTTCTATATCAAGCACTCAAATAGCAATTAAAATGTCAATAGAATTAGAAAAATATGATTTAAGTAAAAAGCTACAAAGAGAAGAATTTATAAGATATGTAGATGAAAAACTAGACAAGATAGGAAACTATACTCAAAATCTTAGTCAAATAATTTCAGATTTTAGTGATTACTACAAACCAAGTAAAAAATTAAAAATAATGAATATAGATAAAGCTATATTAAAAGCTTGTGCTTTAGTAGAAGAGAGTATAAGCACAAGAGGAATATTTTTGGAGCTTAAGCTAAATTCTAAAAAAACAGTGCAAATTTATGAAAACGAATTTATGCAAGCTATTTTAAATATAGTAAATAATGCAAAAGAACAACTAGTTGACAATAAAATAAAAAATGGACAGATAGAAATCAAAAGTTACGATAAAGAAGATTTTGTTTTTTTAGAGATAAAAGATAATGCTGGCGGAATAAATAATGAAATAATATCAAATATATTTGATCCGTATTTTTCAACAAAGATGGAAAAAAATGGAACGGGTCTAGGACTCTATATGTCTAAAAAAATTATTAACGAGCATCTAGATGGAAGTATAATAGTAAAAAACAGTGAAGATGGTGCTATTTTTATCATAAAAATCAAAGCACAGGAAGAGAGAAGAATTGCTAAAGTGTGA